The proteins below come from a single Kitasatospora sp. NBC_00315 genomic window:
- a CDS encoding glycosyltransferase family 39 protein: MSATPAVTADVPEQRSGGTPDAADGRRERARRLALRYGPAVWCYTVLKLVGFTVFMRMLQFSGEYLKKDPRFGGGAQPWDVLASWDGWWYQQVAQFGYHPQLIPVPGATSGFMIEQNSSAFFPLYPGLMRLVSDVTGLGLYGGGMLVSVIASLFAAAGIFAVAERLAGTRAGVIAAGLWAVIPGSGAEWAIYSDSTFVALAAWSCYFVMTRRWIAAGVVTLVAGLNRPTAAALIAAVGLAALIDLHRRESGVLRPVAAMLLAPLGLLGYVGWVGWRMGDYGGYFKLQREAWLHYFDYGLTTWHAMRGVMLGRYDYPFAYPVPDMLAVLIVLALPILIVLMLRLRPPVVLIVYTLVTLVTVLGSAQIFGNVSRYLLPVFPLFVPLAIALRKLSWPVLATVLGSAAIASGWFAGYILFELGVP, encoded by the coding sequence GTGAGCGCGACACCGGCAGTCACCGCCGACGTGCCCGAGCAGCGCAGTGGTGGGACACCGGACGCGGCGGACGGCCGGCGCGAGCGCGCCCGCCGGCTGGCCCTCCGCTACGGTCCCGCCGTCTGGTGCTACACGGTCCTGAAACTGGTCGGCTTCACCGTCTTCATGCGGATGCTCCAGTTCTCCGGCGAGTACCTCAAGAAGGACCCCCGCTTCGGCGGCGGCGCCCAGCCCTGGGACGTGCTGGCCTCCTGGGACGGCTGGTGGTACCAGCAGGTCGCCCAGTTCGGCTACCACCCGCAGCTGATCCCGGTGCCCGGCGCCACCAGCGGCTTCATGATCGAGCAGAACTCGTCCGCGTTCTTCCCGCTCTACCCGGGCCTGATGCGGCTGGTGTCCGACGTCACCGGCCTCGGGCTGTACGGCGGCGGGATGCTGGTGTCGGTGATCGCCTCGCTGTTCGCCGCCGCGGGAATCTTCGCGGTCGCCGAGCGGCTGGCCGGCACCCGGGCTGGCGTCATCGCGGCCGGCCTGTGGGCCGTCATCCCGGGCTCCGGCGCCGAGTGGGCGATCTACTCGGACTCGACCTTCGTCGCGCTGGCCGCCTGGTCCTGCTACTTCGTGATGACCCGGCGGTGGATCGCGGCCGGTGTGGTCACCCTGGTCGCCGGGCTCAACCGGCCCACCGCGGCGGCGCTGATCGCCGCCGTGGGCCTGGCCGCGCTCATCGACCTCCACCGCCGGGAGAGCGGCGTGCTGCGCCCGGTGGCCGCGATGCTGCTCGCCCCGCTGGGCCTGCTCGGCTACGTCGGCTGGGTGGGATGGCGGATGGGCGACTACGGGGGCTACTTCAAGCTCCAGCGCGAGGCCTGGCTGCACTACTTCGACTACGGCCTGACCACCTGGCACGCGATGCGCGGGGTGATGCTGGGGCGCTACGACTACCCCTTCGCCTACCCCGTCCCGGACATGCTGGCCGTACTGATCGTGCTGGCACTGCCGATCCTGATCGTGCTGATGCTGCGACTGCGGCCGCCGGTGGTGCTGATCGTGTACACCCTGGTCACGCTCGTCACCGTGCTCGGCAGCGCGCAGATCTTCGGCAACGTGTCCCGCTACCTGCTCCCGGTCTTCCCGCTGTTCGTCCCGCTCGCCATCGCACTGCGCAAGCTGAGCTGGCCGGTGCTGGCCACCGTGCTCGGCTCCGCGGCGATCGCCTCCGGCTGGTTCGCCGGCTACATCCTCTTCGAACTGGGCGTGCCGTAA